A portion of the Microlunatus phosphovorus NM-1 genome contains these proteins:
- a CDS encoding ABC transporter permease codes for MIRFRELTTGTRVGLLIIAVTVVVSILAPLITPYDPIATDAQNSLAGASWQHWLGTDQYGRDVLSRTIEGGRFALLVSVLATTVAVAIGTLIGAIAAYYGRWVDGAITRVLDAVLAVPAVLALLLIVSVFGNSLWVLVLAISVVYIPAVARVVRGATFPVLTAGYVTAARARGERSLAVVTREVLPNILDTVLVEFAMRASWVVLLVSTLSFLGFGVNPPTPDWGLMIQENRSALTVAPAGTLAPIVALSLLVVGLNLAADGLGKYLGVDRARRGVL; via the coding sequence ATGATCCGGTTCCGCGAGCTCACGACCGGCACTCGCGTCGGTCTGCTCATCATCGCCGTGACCGTGGTGGTCTCGATCCTGGCTCCGCTGATCACCCCGTACGATCCGATCGCGACCGACGCCCAGAACTCGCTGGCCGGTGCCAGTTGGCAGCACTGGCTGGGCACCGATCAGTACGGCCGCGACGTGCTCTCCCGCACCATCGAGGGCGGCCGCTTCGCGCTGCTCGTGTCCGTGCTCGCCACCACCGTTGCTGTCGCCATCGGCACCCTGATCGGCGCGATCGCGGCCTACTACGGCCGGTGGGTGGACGGGGCCATCACCCGAGTGCTGGATGCCGTGCTGGCCGTGCCGGCTGTGCTGGCACTGCTGCTCATCGTCTCCGTCTTCGGCAACAGCCTGTGGGTGTTGGTGCTGGCGATCTCGGTCGTCTACATCCCCGCCGTTGCCCGCGTCGTCCGTGGCGCCACCTTCCCGGTGCTCACCGCCGGCTACGTCACCGCTGCTCGGGCTCGCGGTGAGCGCTCGCTGGCAGTGGTCACCCGGGAGGTGCTGCCCAACATCCTCGACACCGTGCTGGTCGAGTTCGCGATGCGCGCCTCCTGGGTCGTGCTGCTCGTCTCGACGCTGTCCTTCCTCGGCTTCGGCGTGAACCCGCCGACACCTGACTGGGGTCTGATGATCCAAGAGAACAGATCGGCCCTGACCGTCGCCCCGGCCGGGACGCTGGCCCCGATCGTGGCCTTGTCGCTGCTGGTGGTCGGTCTCAACCTCGCGGCCGACGGTCTCGGCAAATACCTCGGTGTCGACCGCGCCCGGCGAGGAGTGCTCTGA
- a CDS encoding dipeptide ABC transporter ATP-binding protein — MTTSLITSDVVADVVDLTISYAAGDRRVTVADGISFTLERGRTLGLVGESGSGKSTVARTLLGHLRDGSRIDTGQVHIFDTDVFTLPAAQLRQLRGGTVALVAQNAGHALTPSMRIGEQIREALQVHDLPAGPDRIIELFRLVRLPFPDTIGGRYPHQLSGGQQQRVAIAMAVATNPKILVLDEPTTALDVITQAAVLALVNDLRAQLGMAVLIVSHDLGVVSAVADDVLVMRNGREVEHGPTGQVLGAPTQAYTRELIEAAPRIEGVDVPTPRVTEGDTVLLCRDVDIRYPHAPRLAVSGFNLEVRRGETVAVVGESGSGKSTVATALAGLALVENGEAALWSSDGARNDLLGSAAKRPVDVRRSVQMIFQNADLALNPRRSVGDSIARPLQVFGRVSSRSASRDRVATLLTEVGLGPDFADRVPAQLSGGQRQRVGIARALAAEPSLLIADEITTALDVSVQAAVLELLEELRDQHALACLFISHDLAVVRSIADRIVVMKDGLMVETAPTAALFDNPRHPYTRTLLDAVVEPGHADLPSSDADTRVITIDPSAVLVDVGGGHRVRNDEGALLHP, encoded by the coding sequence ATGACGACCAGCTTGATCACGAGCGACGTGGTAGCCGATGTGGTGGACCTGACGATCTCGTACGCGGCGGGCGACCGACGAGTGACCGTCGCCGACGGCATCAGCTTCACCCTGGAACGCGGTCGGACTCTCGGACTCGTCGGCGAGTCCGGCAGTGGCAAGTCCACCGTCGCCAGGACTCTGCTCGGACACCTACGAGACGGCTCCCGGATCGACACCGGACAGGTGCACATCTTCGACACCGACGTGTTCACCTTGCCGGCCGCCCAGCTGCGACAGCTCCGCGGCGGCACCGTGGCGCTGGTCGCCCAGAACGCCGGCCATGCGCTCACCCCCTCGATGCGGATCGGTGAGCAGATCCGGGAAGCCTTGCAGGTGCATGACCTCCCAGCGGGTCCGGATCGGATCATCGAGCTCTTTCGACTGGTCCGGCTGCCCTTCCCGGACACCATCGGCGGTCGCTATCCGCACCAACTGTCCGGCGGTCAGCAGCAGCGGGTGGCGATCGCCATGGCGGTCGCCACCAACCCGAAGATCCTGGTGCTGGATGAGCCCACCACCGCGCTCGACGTGATCACCCAGGCCGCGGTGCTCGCCCTGGTGAACGACCTGCGCGCGCAGCTGGGCATGGCGGTCCTGATCGTCAGCCACGACCTCGGGGTCGTGTCTGCGGTGGCCGACGACGTCTTGGTGATGCGCAACGGGCGCGAGGTAGAGCACGGCCCGACCGGGCAAGTGCTGGGCGCGCCGACGCAGGCCTATACGCGGGAGCTGATCGAGGCGGCCCCCAGGATCGAGGGTGTCGATGTCCCCACACCCCGGGTGACCGAGGGCGACACCGTCCTGCTCTGCCGCGATGTGGACATCCGCTACCCGCATGCGCCTCGGCTGGCGGTGAGCGGCTTCAATCTGGAGGTCCGTCGCGGTGAGACGGTCGCCGTGGTCGGTGAGTCGGGCAGCGGCAAGTCGACGGTGGCCACGGCGCTGGCCGGGCTGGCGTTGGTGGAGAACGGGGAGGCGGCCCTCTGGTCCTCCGATGGCGCCCGAAACGATCTCCTCGGCTCGGCCGCCAAGCGTCCGGTCGATGTCCGCCGCTCGGTGCAGATGATCTTCCAGAACGCCGATCTCGCCCTCAACCCACGACGCAGTGTCGGCGACTCGATCGCCCGTCCGTTGCAGGTCTTCGGCCGGGTCAGCAGTCGCTCAGCAAGCCGAGACAGGGTGGCCACGCTGCTCACCGAGGTCGGGCTCGGTCCCGACTTCGCCGATCGCGTGCCGGCCCAGCTTTCCGGTGGCCAACGTCAGCGGGTCGGCATCGCCCGCGCGCTGGCGGCCGAGCCCAGCCTGCTGATCGCGGACGAGATCACCACCGCGTTGGATGTGTCGGTACAGGCTGCGGTGCTCGAGCTACTGGAGGAACTGCGCGACCAGCATGCGCTGGCGTGCCTGTTCATCAGCCACGACCTCGCGGTGGTGCGCAGCATCGCCGATCGGATCGTGGTGATGAAGGACGGTCTGATGGTGGAGACGGCGCCGACCGCCGCTCTCTTCGACAACCCCCGGCATCCGTACACCCGGACGCTGCTGGACGCTGTCGTCGAGCCGGGGCACGCAGATCTCCCGAGCAGCGACGCCGACACTCGGGTGATCACCATCGATCCGTCCGCCGTCCTGGTCGATGTGGGGGGCGGTCACCGGGTCCGCAACGATGAAGGAGCTCTCCTCCACCCATGA
- a CDS encoding CocE/NonD family hydrolase, protein MTGLTVVDIDQTAIHVRDLWIPMQDGVRLHARVWLPTDAETRPVPALLEYLPYRLDDWTSVRDSERHPYYAANGYASVRVDIRGTGSSQGLFEDEYSPAELDDGEAVIAWLAAQPWCTGGVGMFGISWGGFNALQLAERAPTALKAIVTVCSTDDRYDNDVHYVGGAVLAIDMAGWAGTMLAFASRPPRPEVVGDGWVEQWRDRLEHQRPLAPIWIGHQERDDYWRRGSACENYAGIRAAVLAVGGWADPYRDAVLRLVANLDAPVKGIIGPWSHHYPDRGRAPGPGIDFLGETLRWWDRWLKGLDTGVEDDPDLRVWITESAPPEPYVATQAGRWVGVSRLDEPDQHQLDLGNGRVLIHSPWATGQDGGRFFAFGNLADLPPDQRAEDGRSVCIDRPVCDTPIDLLGRAVAQLRLRSTHDRGHVIVRLCDVAPDGSSTLVSRGVLNLLKREGMDVVTPLVPGEDVEVEVPLVGAGYRFLPGHRIRIALSNHYWPWVWPHAVDDTLDVDLGHSRIALPLVAGGAQTVAFGTPFHARPITIVAPEGAPPTRPARTVSHDLATLTTTLDVDPDYGGTRQYPDGLTFLESAREVYSIQEHCPTSPRTESHWQVRMARAEWVAEIETRSVISSDADTFSLVNTVRAVAECDGIRETVFDHTFYDTRPRTSA, encoded by the coding sequence ATGACGGGGCTGACTGTCGTGGACATCGACCAGACGGCGATCCACGTCCGCGACCTGTGGATTCCGATGCAGGACGGCGTACGTCTGCATGCGCGAGTCTGGCTGCCGACGGACGCCGAGACCCGTCCGGTGCCGGCGTTGCTCGAATATCTGCCGTACCGACTGGACGACTGGACCTCGGTCCGGGACAGCGAGCGCCACCCGTACTACGCAGCCAACGGGTACGCGTCGGTCCGGGTAGACATCCGCGGCACCGGCAGCTCGCAGGGGCTGTTCGAGGATGAGTACTCCCCCGCCGAGCTCGACGACGGGGAGGCGGTGATCGCCTGGCTGGCGGCGCAACCCTGGTGCACCGGTGGGGTCGGCATGTTCGGCATCTCCTGGGGTGGGTTCAACGCCCTGCAGCTTGCCGAGCGCGCGCCGACTGCGCTCAAGGCGATCGTCACCGTCTGCTCCACCGATGATCGGTACGACAACGATGTGCACTACGTCGGCGGCGCCGTGCTCGCGATCGACATGGCCGGCTGGGCCGGCACGATGCTCGCTTTCGCGTCGCGCCCGCCACGACCGGAGGTGGTCGGCGACGGCTGGGTGGAGCAGTGGCGCGATCGACTCGAACACCAGCGGCCGCTGGCGCCCATCTGGATAGGCCACCAAGAGCGCGATGACTACTGGCGCCGAGGCAGCGCCTGCGAGAACTACGCAGGGATCCGCGCGGCAGTGCTGGCGGTCGGCGGCTGGGCAGATCCCTACCGAGACGCAGTGCTCCGATTGGTCGCCAACCTGGACGCACCCGTCAAAGGCATCATCGGGCCCTGGTCCCACCACTACCCCGATCGCGGCCGCGCCCCGGGACCAGGCATCGACTTCCTCGGCGAGACGCTGCGCTGGTGGGACCGTTGGCTCAAGGGCCTCGACACCGGCGTGGAGGATGACCCCGATCTGCGCGTGTGGATCACCGAATCAGCACCGCCCGAGCCGTACGTCGCGACCCAGGCAGGTCGGTGGGTCGGCGTCAGCCGGCTCGACGAGCCGGACCAGCACCAGTTGGATCTTGGCAATGGCCGCGTCCTCATCCACTCACCGTGGGCGACCGGACAGGACGGGGGACGGTTCTTCGCGTTCGGCAACCTGGCCGACCTGCCCCCGGACCAGCGGGCGGAGGACGGTCGATCAGTCTGCATCGATCGGCCGGTATGCGACACGCCGATCGACCTGCTCGGCCGAGCAGTCGCACAGCTGCGGCTGCGCTCGACGCACGACCGGGGGCACGTCATCGTTCGACTCTGCGACGTGGCACCCGATGGCTCGTCGACCCTGGTCAGCCGAGGCGTGCTGAATCTGCTCAAGCGGGAGGGAATGGACGTCGTCACACCCCTGGTGCCGGGTGAGGACGTCGAGGTCGAGGTGCCGCTGGTCGGTGCCGGATACCGGTTCCTGCCCGGACACCGGATCAGGATCGCCCTGAGCAACCATTACTGGCCGTGGGTCTGGCCGCACGCCGTCGATGACACCCTGGACGTCGACCTCGGCCACAGTCGGATCGCGTTGCCGCTGGTCGCCGGCGGCGCGCAGACCGTGGCGTTCGGCACCCCGTTCCACGCAAGGCCGATCACCATCGTCGCGCCCGAGGGCGCCCCGCCGACTCGCCCGGCACGGACGGTGAGCCACGATCTCGCCACCTTGACGACCACCCTCGACGTCGATCCCGACTATGGCGGCACCCGCCAATATCCCGACGGACTGACGTTCCTGGAGTCAGCCCGTGAGGTGTACTCGATCCAAGAGCACTGCCCTACGTCGCCGCGGACCGAGTCCCATTGGCAGGTGCGAATGGCCCGAGCCGAGTGGGTCGCCGAGATCGAGACCCGATCGGTGATCAGCAGCGACGCAGATACGTTCTCTCTCGTGAACACCGTGCGCGCCGTGGCCGAATGCGATGGGATCCGCGAGACAGTCTTCGATCACACGTTCTATGACACGAGGCCCAGGACCTCGGCGTGA
- a CDS encoding TetR/AcrR family transcriptional regulator — protein MRRRRLPPDERRRQIVEAARSVIVRQGLATTSLRDIAAEAKVSMGTVTYHFDSIDEILGAVVVTESERFYADVVEAADSEPDPWRALELLVNPLFGDTDDVHAHWRIWSDYWAAIVRRPEMTQAYAERIRHWEKCCARLIERGVATGAFRPADARGTALKLAAFANGLGTQLLQEARDLTAPAAHTYLSEYIELLLSPR, from the coding sequence GTGAGGCGGCGGCGGCTGCCGCCGGACGAACGGCGTCGCCAGATCGTCGAGGCCGCCCGCTCAGTGATCGTTCGCCAGGGTCTGGCAACCACCTCGCTGCGTGACATCGCCGCGGAAGCGAAGGTGTCGATGGGCACGGTCACCTACCACTTCGACAGCATCGACGAGATTCTCGGTGCGGTGGTGGTCACCGAGTCGGAGCGCTTCTACGCCGATGTGGTCGAAGCCGCGGACTCCGAACCGGACCCCTGGCGCGCACTGGAACTGCTCGTCAATCCGCTGTTCGGAGACACCGACGATGTGCACGCGCACTGGCGGATCTGGTCGGACTACTGGGCGGCCATCGTGCGCCGACCGGAGATGACCCAGGCGTACGCCGAACGGATCCGGCACTGGGAGAAGTGCTGCGCCCGCCTGATCGAACGCGGCGTGGCCACGGGCGCTTTTCGGCCTGCAGACGCCCGTGGCACCGCGCTCAAGCTCGCCGCCTTTGCCAACGGGCTCGGCACTCAGCTCCTCCAAGAGGCACGCGATCTCACCGCGCCCGCTGCCCACACCTACCTGTCCGAGTACATTGAGCTGCTGCTCTCGCCCCGGTGA